A single Chanos chanos chromosome 8, fChaCha1.1, whole genome shotgun sequence DNA region contains:
- the cd2bp2 gene encoding CD2 antigen cytoplasmic tail-binding protein 2: MSKRKVTFEDGVEGFSLDEELPKKKMCEEVTGPGSRFKGKHSLDSDEEDEEENGEHGSKYNILASDDVEGQEMATIDYDEGVPITPFNLDEEMQEGHFDSEGNYFVKKEENIRDNWLDNIDWVKIKEQPVKKKKGLGAKRRRRAGDEDEAEEERLREEQREDSEENEQQEEEAEDPLASYTECQLTEAVVHLLLPGETVSAALRRYGGLRGTGKKGRKQKEEKEVTTNRDAEKLDKLTALADRLVGIGQFEIYQHTREKLAFSLKTTGRKARVQNNEEEEDELDMFADKIDEQHGAQKGEEREDKDNSRVSEEVMWEYKWDTEENSEVYGPFSSQQMQDWVNEGYFKDGVYCRRVDQEGAQFYNSKRLDFELYT, translated from the exons atgtcaaaaagaaaagtgacGTTTGAGGATGGAGTTGAGGGGTTCAGTTTGGACGAGGAATTGCCGAAAAAAAAG ATGTGTGAGGAGGTTACTGGGCCTGGATCCAGATTTAAAGGAAAACACTCTCTGGACagtgatgaggaagatgaagaggagaatgGAGAGCATGGCAGCAAATACAACATTCTAGCCAGTGATGATGTAGAGG GGCAGGAAATGGCGACCATTGACTATGATGAGGGTGTGCCCATCACTCCTTTTAACCTGGATGAGGAGATGCAGGAGGGCCACTTTGACTCAGAGGGGAACTACTTCGTCAAAAAAGAGGAGAACATCAGGGACAACTGGCTTGACAATATTGACTGG gtaaaaatcaaagaacagccagtaaagaaaaagaaagggctTGGTGCTAAACGGAGGAGAAGAGCAGGGGATGAGGACgaggctgaagaggagagactcagagaggagCAGCGAGAGGACAGTGAGGAAAATGAGCAGCAAGAGGAAGAGGCTGAGGATCCCCTGGCCTCATACACTGAGTGCCAGCTCACAGAGGCTGTGGTCCACCTGCTGTTACCAGGAGAAACCGTCTCTGCCGCTCTTCGCCGATATGGAGGCCTGAGAGGAAccggaaaaaaaggaagaaagcagaaggaagagaaagaggtgaCTACAAACAGGGATGCTGAAAAGCTGGACAAACTAACTGCACTTGCAGACAGACTGGTGGGGATTGGACAGTTTGAGATTTATCAGCACACCCGCGAGAAATTGGCGTTCTCACTGAAGACGACGGGCCGAAAGGCCAGAGTGCAGAacaatgaggaggaagaggatgaacTGGACATGTTTGCTGACAAAATTGATGAACAGCACGGTGCgcagaagggagaggagagagaggacaaagataACAGCAGAG tgaGCGAAGAGGTGATGTGGGAGTATAAATGGGACACTGAGGAGAACTCTGAGGTTTACGGGCCTTTTAGCAGTCAGCAGATGCAG GACTGGGTAAATGAAGGCTACTTTAAAGACGGTGTTTACTGCAGAAGGGTGGACCAGGAGGGCGCACAGTTCTACAACTCCAAACGACTCGACTTTGAGCTTTACACATGA
- the aoc2 gene encoding retina-specific copper amine oxidase yields MYSSVKYLFILLVLASFILNIVQICLNSKRIQKCQPHLQDSLVVNHTDHSLVFADLSPEEYRAVRDYMWEQRDLNISRDASTKASGNFIFLIDLRLPKKVDALHYLDTKGPKPSREATVVVFFGSLGYLKEYVVGPIAGPNMRHRDVTFEKYNVKMLPVTARPVTIGEYVQVFTFLHYEVFLELEQILKESFDYTQGKKTLHIFEGMPRGVKSGDRQTWISFFRDYSGMYIHPVGFEVLIDHGSTNSSRWAIKKLLYNGQYFDSVHEFKTMYGLGKVKKITYKDTANYASLKPRTKPTGLAPYQFYPQGKRFSVRNSQVIYLDWCFSFGLSSLTGMRVFDIRFKGERIAYELSVQEAMSVYGSVTPGMIMTKFLDSSIGIGRFAHELVRGVDCPNVATYIDTYRYIDTNVTQRFRNSICVFEHDVGRPLRRHFADFFHNSFGGMPNSALVFRTITAIGNYDYVWDFIFYQSGSVEAKVHATGYISSSFKIDGSLKYGHQVAENTIGNIHTHFINFKVDLDILGVKNVFQTKDMRYEEVFLPWMPERKAKVPQLVEQQLKTEKQAAMRYGMKTPRYFHVSSNQTNRWGHQRSYRLQVVTFAGDHLPESEPEERSMSWARYKLAITKYKDEEQTSSSLFSQNDIWNPAVDFSKFIEDNERIENEDLVAWVTTGFLHIPHAEDIPNTVTVGNGGGVILRPHNYFDEDPSISSPDGVYIQPGSETDCQYNRLACLQSHMCTPTAEQFTFNGFDEVMKFEE; encoded by the exons ATGTATTCATCTGTGAAGTACCTGTTTATTCTCCTCGTGCTTGCCTCATTTATACTGAACATCGTGCAAATATGTCTAAATTCCAAAAGAATACAGAAATGCCAACCTCATCTGCAGGACTCTCTAGTAGTCAACCATACAGACCACAGTCTCGTGTTTGCAGACCTCAGCCCCGAAGAGTACCGCGCTGTTCGTGACTACATGTGGGAACAAAGAGATTTAAATATTTCACGAGATGCAAGTACAAAAGCTTCAGGGaactttatttttctcatagACCTGCGGTTGCCAAAAAAAGTTGATGCGCTCCACTACTTGGACACGAAAGGACCGAAGCCCTCCAGAGAGGCCACGGTGGTGGTTTTCTTTGGCTCACTTGGCTACCTCAAAGAGTATGTAGTTGGACCTATTGCTGGTCCGAATATGAGGCATCGTGATGTTACGTTTGAAAAATACAACGTAAAAATGTTACCTGTAACCGCCCGACCAGTGACAATTGGAGAATATGTGCAAGTTTTTACCTTCTTGCACTATGAGGTATTCCTAGAACTCGAACAAATACTTAAGGAAAGTTTTGACTATACCCAAGGCAAGAAGACACTGCACATTTTCGAAGGCATGCCGAGAGGTGTAAAATCTGGGGATAGACAAACctggatttctttctttcgcgATTATAGCGGAATGTATATTCATCCTGTGGGGTTTGAAGTCTTAATTGATCATGGAAGCACTAATTCATCCAGATGGGCCATTAAAAAGTTGCTATATAACGGTCAATATTTCGACAGCGTACATGAATTTAAAACAATGTATGGTTTGGGTAAAGTGAAAAAGATAACTTACAAAGATACTGCAAATTACGCTTCTTTGAAGCCTCGGACTAAACCCACGGGTTTGGCTCCTTATCAGTTCTATCCTCAGGGTAAACGCTTCAGTGTGCGTAATAGCCAGGTAATTTACCTTGACTGGTGTTTTTCATTCGGCCTTAGCTCACTCACTGGCATGCGTGTATTCGATATCCGTTTCAAGGGCGAAAGAATTGCTTACGAGCTTAGTGTGCAGGAGGCTATGTCTGTGTACGGATCGGTAACACCAGGGATGATAATGACAAAGTTTCTTGATTCAAGTATAGGAATAGGTCGCTTTGCCCACGAGCTGGTTCGGGGTGTCGATTGCCCAAATGTTGCCACTTACATCGACACTTATCGCTACATTGACACTAACGTTACACAGCGATTTAGGAATTCTATATGTGTTTTCGAGCACGATGTTGGCCGACCTCTCCGTAGACATTTTGCTGACTTTTTCCATAACAGCTTCGGTGGCATGCCCAACAGTGCGTTGGTTTTCCGCACCATCACTGCCATAGGGAACTATGACTACGTGTGGGACTTCATATTTTATCAGAGCGGATCAGTGGAGGCCAAAGTGCACGCGACTGGCTACATATCATCATCCTTCAAAATTGATGGCAGTCTAAAATATGGCCACCAGGTCGCAGAAAATACCATCgggaatatacacacacacttcataaacTTCAAAGTTGATCTGGATATTTTAG GTGTGAAGAATGTGTTCCAGACCAAGGACATGAGGTATGAGGAGGTGTTTCTGCCGTGGATGCCTGAGCGCAAAGCTAAGGTTCCCCAGCTTGTGGAGCAGCAGCTGAAAACGGAGAAACAGGCAGCTATGCGCTATGGAATGAAGACACCTCGCTATTTCCACGTGTCCAGTAATCAGACCAATCGCTGGGGCCACCAGCGCTCGTACAGACTGCAAGTGGTGACGTTTGCTGGAGACCATCTACCAGAGAGTGAACCTGAGGAGAGGTCGATGTCCTGGGCACG GTACAAACTGGCCATTACCAAGTATAAAGATGAGGaacagaccagcagcagcctgTTTAGTCAGAACGACATTTGGAATCCAGCAGTTGACTTCAGTAAATTCATTGAAGACAATGAGAGAATTGAAAACGAG gaCCTGGTTGCCTGGGTAACCACAGGTTTCCTTCACATTCCCCATGCAGAGGACATCCCTAATACAGTTACTGTGGGCAACGGGGGTGGCGTCATCTTGAGGCCACACAACTATTTTGATGAGGACCCATCAATTAGCTCTCCAGATGGTGTGTATATCCAGCCTGGATCAGAGACAGACTGCCAATACAACAGGTTGGCCTGTCTGCAGTCACACATGTGCACTCCTACTGCAGAGCAGTTTACCTTCAATGGCTTTGATGAGGTCATGAAGTTTGAAGAGTAA
- the LOC115819469 gene encoding uncharacterized protein LOC115819469 has product MGTSTSTVLVEKSYKDTIQNFHCYADDTQLYVSAKPDERHQLNKIEECLKDIRHWMLTNFLSLNSEKTEVLVLGTRAARSKLSDRIVTLDGLSFSSCAAVKDLGVIIDSSLSIEAHVDNITRLAFFHVRNINRIRNALSFKDAEKLVHAFITSRLDYCNALLSGCSNRCINKLQLVQNAAARVLTRTKRYDHITPILSTLHWLPVKSRIDYKILLLNYRALNGLAPQYLRELLVFYDPPRLLRSKGAGHLLVPRVVTATAGGRAFSYRAPQLWNSLPINVRDSVSMFKSRLKTYLFSQVLGVKDQCFQYVQRIFELDAMCQPREYILVDEAGFNLTTRRRRGQNIIGHCAVVEVPDQRGGNVTVCCNQ; this is encoded by the exons AtgggcaccagcaccagcaccgtcctagtggaaaagagctacaAGGATACAATTCAAAA cttccactgctatgctgatgacacacagttgtatgtctcagcgaagccagacgagagacaccagcttaacaaaattgaggaatgtctaaaggatattagacactggatgcttactaatttcctctcacttaactctgaaaagacagaagtacttgtactaggaacACGTGCAGCTAGGAGCAAGCTTTCCGATcgcatagtaactctggatggcctttctttttcatcatgtgcagcagtaaaagaccttggtgtaattattgactccagtctttcaattgaagctcatgtagataacattaccaggTTAGCCTTCTTTCAtgttagaaatattaacaggataagaaatgcattgtcatttaaAGATGCTGAAAagttggttcatgctttcattacctctaggttagactattgtaatgccttactgtctggatgttctaataggtgtataaataagctgcagttagttcagaatgcagcagccagagttcttactagaaccaaaagatatgaccacatcactcctatcttatccacgctgcactggctcccagtcaaatctcgtattgattataaaatcttactattaaacTATAGAGcgctaaatggtcttgcgccacagtacctgcgcgaactcctggtcttttatgatccaccacgcctacttagatcaaaaggtgcagggcatttgttggtacctcgagttgtgacagctacagcagggggcagagccttctcttacagagccccacagttatggaacagcctcccaattaatgttcgagactcagtctctatgtttaagtcaaggctgaaaacttatctgtttagccaa GTACTCGGAGTGAAGGACCAGTGTTTCCAGTATGTACAG AGAATCTTTGAACTTGATGCAATGTGTCAGCCCCGTGAGTACATCCTTGTTGATGAGGCAGGGTTTAACCTCACAACAAGGCGCAGAAGGGGACAGAACATCATTGGTCACTGTGCTGTAGTGGAAGTTCCTGACCAGAGAGGAGGCAACGTGACTGTGTGCTGCAATCAGTAA